Sequence from the Flexibacter flexilis DSM 6793 genome:
CACCTGCAATTCCTGTTATTCCACCTGCAATTCCTGTTATTCCACCTGCAATTCCTGTTAAAGTCTTCCCCTTGGGGAAGATTTAGATGGGGTTTGAATATTTCCTACCTGCAATTCCTGTTAAAGTCTTCCCCTTGGGGAAGATTTAGATGGGGTTTGAATATTCTATGCCTGCAACTTCTGTTATCAAGGCTTGTCCGAACATTGGGAGGCAAACGCAGGAAACTGTAATGTGTCAAAGTCTATTAATATTCATGTGACGTTAATATCGACTGCCGACCAAATTGCACAGCAAAACGATATTCAAATATTTCCCAATCCGACTACTAGCGATTTTACATTAGAAGGAGAAGCTATCAAAAGTTGGGAGCTATTCGATACAAAAGGCGGACTAATTCATCAAAACGCAGTTTCACAGGCAAAACCAGAACCCATTCTAATTCAATTAAATAATATGGCGCAAGGTGTTTATTTCTTGAAAGTATTTACACTAAACAGCG
This genomic interval carries:
- a CDS encoding T9SS type A sorting domain-containing protein, which produces MTLISTADQIAQQNDIQIFPNPTTSDFTLEGEAIKSWELFDTKGGLIHQNAVSQAKPEPILIQLNNMAQGVYFLKVFTLNSVVTKRLIIQ